In the Ruminococcus sp. OA3 genome, one interval contains:
- a CDS encoding MBL fold metallo-hydrolase has product MSKTELIMLGTGNAMVTRCYNTCFALRNQEDYLLVDAGGGNGILAQMEKAGIPFEKVHFMFVSHGHTDHVLGVIWVVRKISAMMKNGTYDGDFVIYCHSELADLIRSFCMQLLPGKFTNMFDKRIWIVRVEEGQKEQAAGFTLRFFDIDSTKKKQFGFCAKLPDGTKLVFLGDEPFNERNRPYAENGDWMMSEAFCLDKEKERFKPYEKHHSTALDAGRTAQELGAQNLILYHTEDSDLKHRKDRYTKEAGRYFKKKIYVPDDLERILLC; this is encoded by the coding sequence TTGAGTAAGACAGAATTGATTATGCTTGGAACTGGAAACGCGATGGTGACCAGATGTTACAATACGTGTTTTGCGCTCAGGAATCAGGAGGACTACCTTCTTGTAGATGCGGGCGGGGGAAACGGCATCCTGGCGCAGATGGAGAAAGCCGGGATACCGTTTGAAAAAGTGCACTTTATGTTTGTCTCCCACGGTCATACTGACCATGTGCTCGGGGTAATATGGGTCGTGCGCAAAATTTCGGCGATGATGAAAAATGGTACATATGATGGAGATTTCGTGATTTACTGCCACTCGGAACTTGCAGATCTGATCCGCAGTTTCTGTATGCAGCTGCTGCCCGGAAAGTTTACAAACATGTTTGACAAACGGATATGGATTGTCAGGGTAGAAGAGGGACAGAAAGAACAGGCTGCAGGTTTTACACTGCGCTTTTTTGACATTGATTCGACCAAGAAGAAACAGTTTGGTTTCTGTGCAAAACTTCCGGATGGGACAAAACTGGTATTTCTGGGAGATGAACCGTTTAATGAACGTAACCGGCCGTACGCTGAGAACGGAGACTGGATGATGAGTGAGGCGTTTTGCCTCGACAAGGAAAAAGAAAGATTTAAACCGTATGAAAAGCATCACAGCACCGCGCTTGATGCGGGAAGAACGGCACAGGAACTGGGAGCACAGAATCTGATCCTGTACCATACGGAAGACAGTGACCTGAAACACCGAAAAGACCGGTACACAAAAGAAGCAGGCAGATATTTTAAGAAAAAGATATATGTACCGGATGACCTGGAAAGGATTTTGCTGTGCTGA
- a CDS encoding DDE-type integrase/transposase/recombinase: protein MASITQDMRYRLSLIRYAEKYGVTKAAVKYKTNRQYIYRWKRRFDGSMESLRERSRRPHSHPNQHTPQEIKMITDMRRRNPEAGLVILWVKLMQRGYSRSIPGLYRFLRKQGIMAVHPPNPKYIPKPYEQMAYPGQRIQIDVKFVPSACLMNEAKDQRFYQYTAIDEYSRWRFVEAFEEHSSYSAALFLEHLIKAFPCPVECVQTDNGQEFTKRFSSYGGSDKPTIFQVRLKEYGIRHKLIRPFTPRHNGKVERSHRKDNERFYAVHSFYSFEDFSKQLKLYNRRDYNNFPMRPLGWKTPKQVLDNYLMSL, encoded by the coding sequence ATGGCTAGTATAACACAAGATATGAGATACCGTCTATCCCTGATCCGTTACGCTGAGAAGTATGGCGTTACCAAAGCTGCCGTTAAATATAAAACCAATCGGCAGTATATCTATCGCTGGAAACGTCGCTTTGACGGCTCTATGGAGTCCCTCCGTGAACGCTCCAGACGCCCACACAGCCATCCTAATCAGCATACGCCTCAGGAGATCAAAATGATTACCGATATGCGCAGACGTAATCCTGAGGCTGGTTTAGTCATCCTTTGGGTAAAACTTATGCAGCGCGGTTATTCCCGTTCTATTCCCGGGCTTTACCGTTTCCTTAGAAAACAGGGGATTATGGCTGTTCATCCTCCTAATCCCAAGTACATTCCTAAGCCTTATGAGCAGATGGCCTATCCCGGACAGCGGATTCAGATTGACGTGAAATTTGTCCCTTCTGCCTGCCTCATGAATGAAGCCAAAGACCAACGGTTTTATCAGTACACCGCCATTGATGAGTACTCCAGATGGCGGTTTGTGGAAGCATTTGAAGAACACAGCTCCTATTCCGCTGCCTTGTTCCTTGAGCATCTTATCAAAGCGTTTCCCTGCCCTGTCGAATGTGTCCAGACTGATAATGGTCAGGAATTTACCAAACGCTTCAGCTCTTACGGCGGTTCGGATAAACCTACCATCTTTCAAGTCCGGCTTAAGGAATACGGCATCAGGCACAAGCTGATACGTCCATTTACTCCAAGGCATAATGGCAAAGTGGAGCGAAGCCACAGGAAAGACAATGAGCGTTTCTATGCTGTCCACAGTTTTTACTCTTTTGAAGACTTCAGCAAACAGTTAAAACTCTATAACCGCAGAGATTATAATAACTTTCCTATGCGCCCACTTGGATGGAAAACCCCAAAACAGGTACTGGATAATTATCTGATGTCACTGTAA
- a CDS encoding spore coat associated protein CotJA: MAFVANQKFKTTFEPCKGLKMGTIFPELCKPFCGKRGGCR; this comes from the coding sequence ATGGCTTTCGTCGCCAACCAGAAATTCAAAACTACTTTCGAACCCTGTAAAGGGCTTAAAATGGGAACTATTTTCCCTGAACTGTGCAAACCGTTCTGCGGAAAGAGAGGTGGATGCCGATGA
- a CDS encoding spore coat protein CotJB translates to MNAKTPSRAQLMQWINETSFAVDDLLLYLDSHPDDEQALDCYREYVRMRKDAMNEYARCYAPLTIDTADEQKNCSWQWISQPWPWEKKGGCR, encoded by the coding sequence ATGAATGCAAAGACACCTTCACGCGCTCAGCTGATGCAGTGGATCAACGAAACCAGTTTTGCCGTCGATGATCTTCTTCTGTATCTGGATAGCCATCCGGACGATGAGCAGGCCCTCGACTGTTACCGCGAATACGTTCGTATGCGCAAGGATGCCATGAACGAATATGCCAGATGTTATGCGCCATTGACCATTGATACTGCAGACGAACAAAAAAACTGCTCCTGGCAGTGGATATCACAGCCATGGCCATGGGAAAAGAAAGGGGGCTGCCGCTGA
- the pflB gene encoding formate C-acetyltransferase: MFTQWNNFKPGNWQESIDVRDFIQKNYTPYEGDDSFLTSATARTEKLLHKFENLLSLEREFGGVLDIDTQTVTSLLNYKPGYLDKDNELIVGLQTDRPLKRGVNPFGGLRMTRDACKAYGYELSQKVEDEFQYRTTHNDGVFRVYNKETKAARHCGLITGLPDAYGRGRIIGDYRRVALYGIDRLIEEKQKDKDALSLELMDVDHIRQLEELYQQINFLGKLRDMAALYGFDISKPAATAQEAVQWLYFGYLGSIKEQNGAAMSLGRVSTFLDIYFERDMAAGTLTEEQAQELMDDFVMKLRMARHLRTPDYNELFGGDPMWITEALGGTGEDGRTLVTRNTFRMMHTLYNLKPSAEPNLTVLWSKDLPEAFKKFCAKVSCDTDALQYENDDLMRPQFGDDYAIACCVSAMRIGKEMQFFGARANLAKMLMMALNGGKDEKQNMQLGPVHEPYQGDYLEYDKVLELLDIYRPWVAKMYANTMNVIHYMHDKYAYEKTQMALHDTQVHRYMSFGVAGMSVLADSLSAIKHAKVKCIRDEKTGLITDFEIEGEYPAFGNDDDRVDNIACEQMELFYHELTKTPLYRGAEHTLSILTITSNVVYGKKTGSTPDGRKSGEPFAPGANPMHGREKNGALAALNSVAKLSYRYCKDGISNTFSIVPQALGKSEDERYDNLVSILDGYFGQMAHHLNVNVMNRETLIDAYHNPEKYPNLTIRVSGYAVNFYKLSREQQREVISRTFHEAM, from the coding sequence ATGTTTACACAATGGAACAATTTTAAACCGGGTAACTGGCAGGAAAGCATCGACGTACGTGATTTCATTCAGAAAAATTACACCCCGTATGAGGGCGATGACTCTTTTCTTACTTCTGCTACAGCGCGAACAGAAAAATTGCTTCATAAGTTTGAGAATCTGCTGTCTCTGGAACGGGAGTTCGGAGGCGTTCTGGATATCGACACGCAGACTGTCACTTCTCTTCTGAACTATAAGCCCGGCTATCTGGACAAGGACAACGAACTGATCGTAGGGCTCCAGACTGACCGGCCGTTAAAACGCGGTGTAAATCCGTTCGGAGGACTCCGCATGACACGTGATGCCTGTAAAGCCTATGGCTATGAGCTGTCCCAGAAGGTTGAAGATGAATTTCAGTACCGCACCACCCACAATGACGGCGTTTTCCGTGTATATAACAAAGAGACAAAAGCCGCACGCCACTGCGGACTGATCACCGGTCTCCCGGACGCTTACGGGCGCGGCCGTATCATCGGCGATTACCGCCGCGTTGCTCTTTACGGCATCGACCGTCTGATCGAAGAGAAACAGAAGGACAAAGATGCACTGAGCCTGGAGCTGATGGATGTTGATCATATCCGACAGCTGGAAGAGCTGTACCAGCAGATCAATTTTCTCGGCAAACTGCGCGACATGGCTGCACTCTACGGCTTTGATATCTCGAAACCGGCCGCTACCGCACAGGAAGCCGTTCAGTGGCTGTATTTTGGTTATCTGGGATCAATCAAGGAGCAGAACGGCGCCGCCATGAGCCTCGGACGCGTCTCTACCTTCCTGGATATTTATTTTGAGCGTGACATGGCTGCCGGGACACTCACCGAAGAGCAGGCGCAGGAGCTGATGGATGATTTCGTGATGAAACTGCGTATGGCCCGCCATCTTCGTACCCCGGATTATAATGAACTGTTCGGCGGCGACCCGATGTGGATCACCGAGGCACTGGGCGGCACCGGCGAAGACGGCCGTACTCTGGTAACCAGAAATACTTTCCGTATGATGCATACCCTGTATAACCTGAAACCGTCCGCAGAACCGAACCTGACAGTTCTTTGGTCCAAAGACCTGCCCGAAGCTTTCAAGAAATTCTGTGCGAAAGTTTCCTGTGACACAGACGCACTTCAATATGAGAATGATGATCTGATGCGTCCACAGTTCGGAGACGACTACGCGATCGCATGCTGCGTCTCAGCAATGCGCATCGGAAAGGAAATGCAGTTCTTCGGCGCGCGCGCCAACCTGGCAAAAATGCTGATGATGGCACTGAACGGCGGGAAAGATGAGAAACAGAATATGCAGCTCGGACCTGTACATGAGCCGTATCAGGGGGATTACCTCGAATATGACAAGGTACTGGAACTGCTTGATATCTACCGTCCATGGGTTGCAAAAATGTACGCCAACACCATGAACGTTATTCACTATATGCATGACAAATATGCCTATGAAAAGACTCAGATGGCACTGCATGACACCCAGGTACACCGCTATATGTCTTTCGGTGTGGCAGGTATGAGTGTTCTGGCTGATTCGCTGTCTGCCATCAAACATGCAAAAGTAAAATGTATCCGTGATGAAAAAACCGGCCTGATCACAGATTTTGAAATTGAGGGAGAATATCCGGCATTCGGAAACGATGATGACCGCGTGGACAACATCGCATGCGAGCAGATGGAACTGTTCTATCATGAACTGACGAAGACACCTCTGTACCGCGGCGCAGAGCATACACTGTCCATCCTGACGATCACCTCAAATGTAGTATACGGAAAGAAAACAGGCTCTACTCCCGACGGCCGCAAGAGCGGAGAGCCTTTTGCCCCGGGAGCCAATCCAATGCACGGCCGTGAAAAGAATGGTGCACTCGCTGCACTCAATTCCGTGGCAAAGCTTTCCTACCGCTACTGTAAAGACGGTATTTCCAATACATTTTCCATTGTTCCGCAGGCACTTGGAAAATCTGAGGACGAGCGATACGACAATCTGGTCTCCATCCTTGACGGCTACTTCGGTCAGATGGCCCATCACCTGAATGTCAACGTCATGAACCGTGAAACACTGATCGACGCATACCATAATCCTGAAAAATACCCGAATCTGACGATCCGCGTATCCGGCTATGCAGTAAATTTCTATAAACTCAGCCGCGAACAGCAAAGAGAAGTCATTTCACGTACCTTCCACGAGGCAATGTAA
- the pflA gene encoding pyruvate formate-lyase-activating protein — METTGYIHSFQSMGAVDGPGLRYVIFLQGCPLRCAYCHNPDTWEYRGGSPYDPREVLMKILRYRPYLKNGGVTVTGGEPLSQPEFTAELFRLLKEEGFHTALDTSGIGNLESAREVLSHTDLVLADVKFLTGVDYQTYCSGNFEHVIQFLNLTRRMEIPMWIRRVVVPGLNDTPKDIEDLISFLTDYDNVEKVELLPFRKLCLEKYERLDIPFPLVDTPEMAADSLSELQSLLPSRYL, encoded by the coding sequence ATGGAAACAACGGGTTACATTCATTCCTTTCAGTCCATGGGGGCTGTTGACGGACCCGGACTTCGTTATGTGATCTTTCTGCAGGGTTGCCCGCTGCGCTGCGCATATTGCCACAATCCTGACACATGGGAATATAGAGGAGGATCTCCTTATGATCCCAGAGAAGTTCTCATGAAAATACTGCGCTACCGGCCATATCTGAAAAATGGCGGTGTAACCGTCACAGGCGGTGAACCGCTGTCACAGCCGGAATTTACTGCAGAACTTTTCCGTCTTTTAAAGGAAGAGGGATTTCACACGGCGCTTGATACCAGCGGCATCGGAAATCTGGAATCAGCCCGGGAGGTACTTTCTCATACAGACCTGGTACTTGCAGATGTAAAGTTTCTTACAGGCGTGGATTATCAGACATACTGCAGCGGAAATTTTGAACACGTCATACAATTCCTGAATCTGACACGCCGAATGGAGATTCCGATGTGGATCCGCCGCGTGGTTGTTCCGGGACTCAATGACACACCGAAAGACATCGAAGATTTAATCAGCTTTTTAACAGATTATGATAATGTTGAAAAAGTGGAACTGCTCCCGTTTCGAAAGCTCTGCCTGGAGAAATATGAGCGTCTTGACATCCCATTTCCACTTGTCGACACTCCGGAAATGGCAGCGGACAGCCTGAGCGAACTGCAGTCCCTCCTGCCATCCCGATACTTATAA
- a CDS encoding recombinase family protein, translating into MKTGAAYIRVSTEEQIEFSPDSQIKRIRDYAVSHEILLPEKFIFMDEGISGRSAEKRPAFMKMIGTAKMKPKPFDVILLWKFSRFARSRQDSILYKSMLRKECGIDVVSITEQLSDDPTSILIEALLEAMDEYYSINLAQEVRRGMNEKFSRGGVVSVPPFGYRMGEEHFEIDDDKANVVRMIFQDFLHGMPYRQIVSKINDMGIRTNRGNLFENRTVEYILTNPVYIGKLRRSIEGAEQRDRYYQGKQVVTVDAGHIPIVTAKSFDEVQKRVAALKKGWRGGTHGAPEDYMLRGLVHCSACGAVLTQAVRGKALQCQKYACGKCSQSHYITLDKLNQAVLNRLEADLGEEELEIRIEKEEKNVTKEVSRSLLDMEYKRLGRVNTAYESGADSLEEYRQKKSEILKRVDALRLELDRAGQLEGLSGTAQYFKKKLKGVIPGLRSSELGEADKNELLSSIVSKIVFNRNDNTIQIYYMV; encoded by the coding sequence ATGAAGACAGGGGCGGCTTACATCCGTGTATCTACGGAGGAGCAGATTGAATTTTCACCGGACAGTCAGATAAAGAGAATCCGGGATTACGCTGTCAGCCATGAAATACTGCTTCCGGAAAAGTTCATTTTTATGGATGAAGGGATCAGCGGGAGAAGTGCCGAGAAACGTCCGGCATTTATGAAAATGATCGGGACGGCTAAAATGAAACCGAAGCCGTTTGACGTGATTCTGCTCTGGAAATTTTCCCGGTTTGCACGCAGCAGGCAGGACAGTATTCTCTATAAATCCATGCTCCGCAAAGAATGCGGGATCGATGTGGTATCCATCACGGAGCAGCTGTCGGATGACCCGACTTCTATTCTGATCGAGGCGCTGCTGGAGGCGATGGATGAATACTACTCGATCAATCTGGCGCAGGAAGTCAGAAGAGGAATGAATGAAAAGTTTTCCAGGGGCGGCGTCGTATCCGTACCGCCGTTTGGTTACCGTATGGGAGAGGAGCATTTTGAAATTGATGATGACAAAGCGAACGTTGTCCGTATGATCTTTCAGGATTTTCTGCATGGAATGCCGTACCGCCAGATCGTATCGAAGATCAACGATATGGGAATCCGTACAAACCGCGGAAATCTTTTCGAGAATCGGACAGTGGAATACATCCTAACCAATCCGGTATATATCGGAAAACTTCGCCGCAGCATTGAGGGGGCTGAGCAAAGAGACCGCTATTATCAGGGAAAACAGGTCGTGACTGTAGATGCCGGCCATATACCGATCGTGACCGCGAAATCATTTGATGAGGTACAGAAGAGGGTTGCCGCTCTGAAGAAAGGGTGGCGCGGGGGTACACACGGTGCACCGGAAGACTATATGCTGCGCGGCCTGGTACACTGCAGTGCCTGTGGGGCTGTATTGACACAGGCAGTGCGGGGGAAGGCACTGCAGTGTCAGAAATACGCATGCGGAAAGTGCAGCCAAAGTCATTATATTACGCTGGATAAATTAAATCAGGCGGTTCTTAACAGACTGGAAGCGGATCTGGGAGAGGAAGAGCTGGAGATCAGGATTGAGAAGGAAGAGAAAAATGTCACCAAAGAGGTCTCACGGTCTCTTCTGGATATGGAATATAAACGCCTCGGGCGTGTGAACACGGCCTATGAATCCGGCGCGGACAGTCTGGAGGAGTACCGGCAGAAGAAATCGGAGATTTTAAAACGGGTGGATGCACTGAGACTGGAGCTGGATAGGGCAGGTCAGCTGGAGGGACTGTCCGGGACCGCGCAGTATTTCAAAAAAAAGTTAAAGGGGGTCATTCCAGGACTGAGGTCTTCAGAACTCGGCGAAGCAGATAAGAATGAGCTGCTCAGCTCGATTGTCTCCAAAATCGTGTTTAACAGGAATGATAATACGATTCAGATTTATTATATGGTATAA
- a CDS encoding NCS2 family permease, which produces MLEKIFKLKEHHTDAKTEIIAGITTFMTMAYILAVHPNMLAEAGMDKGAVFTATALAAVIGTLCMAMFANYPFVLAPGMGLNAYFVYTVVQQMGYPWQAALAAVFIEGIIFILLTCINVREAIFNAIPTSMRHAISVGIGLFIAFVGLQNANIVIGGSTLLSLFSLENYQNLHGGTGSFQDAGICVLLAVLGVLITGVLVAKKIKGNILWGILITWALGIICQLSGLYVPNPELKLYSLIPDFSAGLAVPSIAPVFGKLNFTVIPLADLGIIVFVLLFMDLFDTLGTLIGVSAKANMLDKDGKLPKIKGALMADAVATTAGAVLGTSTVTTFMESTSGISEGGRTGLTAVVAAILFGAALLISPVFLAIPAFATAPALIMVGFYMMSNVGLIDFHDPGEGIPAFIGIGAMSFFYSISEGIVMAVISYVVINVLSGKAKEKKISVTMYILAGLFVLRYFLI; this is translated from the coding sequence ATGCTGGAAAAAATATTTAAACTTAAAGAGCACCATACGGATGCAAAGACTGAGATCATTGCCGGAATCACCACATTCATGACGATGGCTTATATACTGGCGGTACACCCCAACATGCTTGCCGAAGCGGGGATGGACAAGGGGGCAGTCTTTACGGCGACGGCACTTGCAGCGGTGATCGGTACGCTGTGTATGGCGATGTTTGCCAATTATCCGTTTGTGCTTGCACCCGGAATGGGATTGAATGCTTATTTTGTCTATACGGTTGTACAGCAGATGGGGTATCCCTGGCAGGCAGCGCTTGCAGCAGTGTTTATTGAAGGTATTATATTCATTCTGCTCACGTGTATCAATGTGCGGGAGGCTATATTTAATGCGATACCTACCAGTATGAGGCACGCGATCAGTGTGGGGATTGGTTTATTTATCGCTTTTGTAGGGCTTCAGAATGCCAATATTGTGATCGGCGGCAGTACTCTGCTTTCGCTTTTTTCGCTTGAGAACTATCAGAACCTGCATGGTGGGACAGGTTCATTTCAGGATGCAGGCATCTGCGTTCTGCTCGCTGTGCTCGGTGTGCTGATCACAGGGGTGCTTGTAGCAAAAAAGATAAAGGGAAATATCCTGTGGGGAATCCTGATCACATGGGCACTGGGAATTATCTGCCAGCTGTCCGGGCTTTATGTTCCGAATCCTGAACTGAAGTTATATTCTCTGATACCGGATTTCAGCGCTGGATTAGCCGTTCCAAGTATAGCGCCGGTTTTCGGGAAGTTGAATTTCACTGTTATTCCGTTGGCAGATCTGGGGATCATTGTATTCGTATTGCTGTTCATGGACCTCTTTGATACACTGGGGACGCTGATCGGCGTATCTGCAAAGGCAAATATGCTTGATAAAGACGGGAAACTCCCTAAGATAAAGGGGGCACTCATGGCTGATGCTGTGGCAACGACGGCGGGAGCAGTGCTTGGCACATCGACGGTCACGACATTTATGGAGAGCACCTCCGGTATTTCAGAGGGGGGAAGGACGGGACTGACCGCGGTTGTAGCTGCCATACTGTTCGGTGCCGCTCTGCTGATCTCACCGGTCTTTCTGGCAATACCGGCATTTGCGACGGCTCCGGCGCTTATTATGGTTGGATTCTATATGATGAGTAATGTTGGTCTGATTGATTTCCACGATCCTGGTGAAGGGATTCCCGCGTTTATCGGGATCGGCGCCATGTCGTTTTTCTACAGTATTTCGGAAGGCATTGTTATGGCAGTGATCTCATATGTGGTGATCAATGTGTTATCCGGAAAGGCGAAAGAAAAGAAGATCAGTGTGACGATGTATATTCTGGCGGGACTGTTTGTCCTTCGTTATTTCCTGATATAA
- a CDS encoding DUF3810 domain-containing protein encodes MDKREKQKRSKTMIRVIAACILLTVSGGIQILVSVMPGLAEWYSVHIYQVLVSVFGRFFGIFPFSVSEICLYILLLVLAASLVHITVKIIRKDNRKRTLMRWLSCLFLVAAVLMFLYTVNCGVNYKRNSFSEKAGISAGGGTVDELEAVCSRLTEKVNACSSLVTRNTEGEMILQSEEDEGAVSAMQKLGKEYPMLDGYYPQPKRLLVSELLSYQGLTGVYSPFTLEANYNGDMLDYNIPFTTCHELSHLRGFMQEDEANFIAFLACSSSDSIDFQYSGYLMGWIYSMNELSSADAERWSVVRSGLAPEAEADLRANSTFWDAYDGRTAKLSNQINDLYLKANGQDDGIKSYNRMVDLMIAYYRDTENKK; translated from the coding sequence ATGGACAAAAGAGAGAAACAGAAACGATCTAAAACAATGATAAGAGTAATCGCTGCGTGCATTTTATTGACGGTAAGCGGGGGGATACAGATACTGGTGTCTGTGATGCCCGGACTGGCTGAATGGTATTCTGTACATATCTATCAGGTGCTGGTTTCCGTATTTGGAAGATTTTTCGGGATCTTTCCGTTCTCTGTGTCGGAAATATGTCTTTATATCCTGCTGCTGGTCCTGGCAGCATCCCTGGTACATATTACAGTAAAAATTATCCGTAAAGATAACAGGAAGCGCACGTTGATGAGGTGGCTTTCCTGCCTGTTTCTTGTGGCGGCCGTCCTGATGTTCCTGTATACGGTAAACTGCGGTGTGAATTACAAAAGGAACTCGTTCTCTGAAAAAGCAGGAATCTCTGCCGGAGGGGGTACGGTGGATGAGCTGGAAGCGGTATGCAGCCGGCTGACTGAGAAAGTCAATGCTTGCAGCAGTCTGGTCACGAGAAACACAGAGGGGGAAATGATACTGCAGTCAGAGGAAGATGAGGGTGCAGTGAGTGCCATGCAGAAACTGGGGAAAGAGTATCCAATGCTGGATGGATATTATCCGCAGCCAAAAAGACTTCTGGTTTCAGAACTCCTTTCTTATCAGGGACTGACAGGGGTTTATTCTCCGTTTACTCTTGAGGCAAATTATAATGGTGATATGCTTGATTATAATATCCCTTTTACCACCTGTCATGAATTATCTCATTTGAGAGGGTTTATGCAGGAGGATGAGGCAAATTTCATTGCATTTCTGGCATGCAGTTCCTCGGATAGTATAGATTTTCAATATAGTGGATACCTTATGGGATGGATATACAGTATGAACGAGCTCAGCAGTGCTGATGCGGAGCGCTGGAGTGTGGTCCGCAGCGGGCTTGCACCGGAGGCTGAGGCAGATTTGAGGGCCAACAGTACATTTTGGGATGCTTATGATGGCAGAACTGCAAAACTATCGAATCAGATCAATGATCTCTATCTGAAGGCCAACGGGCAGGATGATGGAATAAAAAGCTACAACCGGATGGTGGATTTGATGATTGCATATTACAGAGATACAGAAAATAAAAAATAA
- a CDS encoding phospho-N-acetylmuramoyl-pentapeptide-transferase codes for MYNILNHYLNTNQIVMLGILITFILTFLALKFPLPFLPSDQGRAFAVNGNLSKGKIRGVGLTFVLCFIVGSVLFMPLDREYIIYLILLACIMLSGYLDDASDKPWSDYKKGLIDLIISAVTMLTFLNYNPTAIYIGSMELIIPKAVYIILGIVLIWISINVTNCSDGVDGLCASLCCVAILSFSLIFREALGNYVIADFLFVAVLFAYLYFNTSPSSMLMGDAGSRALGFYLAIIAMKSQHPFVYLLLAGMLIIDGGFGLVKIFLKRFLKISILKNTRTPIHDHVRIKFKWSDTQVVVRFLIAQVLLGLVAFLIVS; via the coding sequence ATGTACAATATATTAAATCATTATTTAAACACAAACCAGATTGTTATGCTGGGTATACTTATTACATTTATCCTCACATTTCTGGCATTGAAATTTCCACTGCCGTTTCTGCCGAGTGACCAGGGAAGAGCATTTGCAGTCAATGGGAACCTGTCGAAAGGAAAGATCAGGGGCGTGGGGCTGACATTTGTCCTGTGTTTCATAGTCGGCAGTGTTCTTTTTATGCCGCTGGACCGTGAGTATATCATTTATCTGATATTGCTTGCATGCATCATGCTGAGCGGCTATCTCGATGATGCGTCTGACAAACCATGGAGTGATTATAAGAAGGGCCTGATCGACCTGATCATATCTGCCGTCACCATGCTTACTTTTTTAAACTATAATCCGACGGCGATTTATATCGGAAGCATGGAGCTGATCATTCCGAAAGCGGTTTACATCATTCTTGGAATTGTCCTGATCTGGATATCGATCAATGTCACGAACTGTTCAGACGGCGTCGACGGATTGTGTGCCAGCCTCTGCTGCGTTGCTATCCTGTCGTTCAGTCTGATCTTTCGTGAGGCACTGGGAAATTATGTGATCGCCGACTTTCTCTTTGTCGCGGTACTGTTTGCATACCTGTATTTTAACACCTCGCCGAGCAGTATGCTGATGGGGGATGCGGGATCAAGGGCTCTGGGATTTTATCTCGCGATCATTGCGATGAAATCACAGCATCCGTTTGTTTATCTGCTCCTTGCAGGAATGCTGATCATCGACGGAGGATTCGGACTGGTCAAGATCTTCCTGAAGAGGTTTTTGAAAATCTCCATACTGAAAAATACGCGTACGCCAATCCATGACCATGTAAGGATTAAATTCAAATGGTCGGACACGCAGGTGGTGGTGCGTTTCCTGATCGCACAGGTGCTTCTTGGGCTGGTAGCGTTTCTGATAGTCTCATAA